A single genomic interval of Anopheles marshallii chromosome 2, idAnoMarsDA_429_01, whole genome shotgun sequence harbors:
- the LOC128719229 gene encoding eukaryotic translation initiation factor 1A, X-chromosomal, translating to MPKNKGKGGKNRRRGKNENESEKRELIFKEDEQEYAQVTKMLGNGRLEAMCFDGVKRLCHIRGKLRKKVWINQGDIILIGLRDYQDSKADVILKYTPDEARNLKTYGEFPESVRINETVTFVENDMDDDIEFGDDYSSSEEGDAIDAI from the exons ATGCCGAAGAACAAGGGAAAGGGAGGTAAAAACCGTCGCAGGGGTAAGAATGAGAACGAGTCCGAGAAGCGCGAATTGATCTTCAAGGAGGATGAACAGGAATATGCACAAGTCACAAAAATGTTGGGCAACGGCAGACTGGAGGCAATGTGCTTCGATGGTGTGAAACGACTCTGTCATATCCGTGGCAAGCTGCGAAAAAAG GTATGGATCAACCAGGGCGACATCATTTTGATAGGTCTGCGAGACTACCAGGATTCTAAAGCGGACGTTATTCTTAAATACACCCCGGACGAGGCCAGAAATTTGAAGACGTACGGCGAGTTCCCAGAATCGGTGCGCATCAACGAAACGGTGACATTCGTCGAGAACGATATGGATGACGACATCGAGTTCGGTGACGATTACAGCTCGTCAGAGGAGGGCGATGCAATCGATGCTATCTGA
- the LOC128708596 gene encoding transmembrane and ubiquitin-like domain-containing protein 2, producing MLPFLDETDELFNYWILRVLVLIVIYLAWRSTYVREDRPNAAVLVIENNLGRLNSIQPHSVTTIILRSSSQQSNISNVTETEELDLENDSIASSIDNITQSILTEASESATGLDLSDTEGYPGVVSAPVVDTFNDRGPEEIIRQMDATDPEPIPNAQIDSVVSTGLRQRLNVTSTCAGQPEGEKSSDRVDSSTENTASASSTLTEPPLPTKPIRIKLKYLNDDSKLVEGNLNEGIGEFKRRNFTLELAAHKLVRLVFNGHVLQPDNKTLAACGLFDNCVVHCLIHNQKSALNGVSTDRPLEGSIGDNQNPAHGQIGGLENGDGIDTDGATDRRGTDTDNRSGTRYGTYFIYIGTLAVTAVILYGWYCRFHYGHLFNLNSTIGLIVTTTTFLIMMPTIILADSNTPN from the exons ATGTTGCCGTTTCTGGACGAGACCGACGAGTTGTTCAACTATTGGATCCTAAGGGTCTTGGTGCTGATTGTTATCTATCTTGCGTGGCGTTCGACCTATGTCCGAGAAGATCGTCCGAATGCAGCAGTGCTCGTGATTGAAAACAACTTGGGGCGTTTGAATAGCATCCAACCACATAGCGTTACGACGATTATAC TGCGCAGCTCCTCACAGCAGTCCAATATATCGAATGTGACAGAAACTGAAGAGCTTGATCTCGAAAACGACAGCATAGCCTCATCGATTGATAACATCACGCAATCCATCCTGACGGAAGCTTCAGAGTCGGCCACTGGGCTTGATTTAAGTGACACGGAAGGTTATCCGGGTGTTGTAAGTGCTCCAGTTGTTGACACATTTAACGATCGCGGACCGGAGGAAATTATTCGACAGATGGATGCCACAGACCCTGAACCCATCCCAAACGCGCAAATCGACTCGGTAGTATCTACCGGATTGCGTCAAAGGTTGAACGTTACTAGCACCTGCGCTGGCCAGCCAGAGGGAGAAAAATCTTCTGATCGCGTTGATAGCAGTACTGAAAATACAGCCTCTGCAAGCAGCACTTTAACGGAACCCCCATTGCCTACCAAACCGATTAGAATTAAGCTGAAGTATTTGAATGACGATTCTAAGCTAGTAGAGGGCAATTTGAACGAGGGCATTGGTGAATTTAAGCGACGAAACTTTACCCTTGAACTGGCAGCCCATAAACTCGTCAGATTAGTATTCAACGGGCACGTGTTGCAACCTGACAataagacgctcgctgcttgTGGTCTGTTCGATAACTGTGTTGTCCATTGTCTGATACACAATCAGAAATCGGCACTCAATGGTGTCAGTACCGATCGCCCTTTGGAAGGATCGATAGGGGATAATCAAAACCCAGCGCATGGTCAGATCGGTGGTTTAGAGAATGGTGACGGCATTGATACGGATGGGGCGACCGATCGCCGAGGCACAGACACGGATAATCGGTCCGGCACGCGTTACGGGACGTACTTTATCTACATCGGCACACTAGCAGTCACTGCGGTCATATTGTACGGATGGTATTGTCGCTTTCATTACGGCCATTTGTTTAATCTGAACTCCACCATCGGGCTAATCGTGACTACTACTACGTTCCTGATTATGATGCCGACGATTATTCTTGCTGATAGTAATACACCAAATTGA